A window of Microbacterium hominis genomic DNA:
AGGCGACGGATGCCGTCAACTGGCGCCCCTCGAACCCCGGCAAGCGCCCCGGTGCCCTGATGGCAGAGACGGCGCAGTCGATCGGCCGCGGCGCCGACGGGATCATGTTCTTCCAGTGGCGCCAGTCCCGTGCAGGCAGCGAGAAATTCCACTCCGCGATGCTCCCCCACGCCGGCACCGACACGTCCACGTGGCGCGCGGTCACCGAGCTCGGTGCGCGCCTGAAGGCGCTCGGCGACCTGCCCGCCCCCGGACGCGACGCGCGTGTGGCGCTCGTGTTCGACTGGGAGGCGTGGTGGGCGGTCGAGGAGCGCGACCACCCGGTGCAGATCGACTACCTCGCCGTGATGCTCGAGTGGTACGGGGCGCTCCATGCCCGCGGCATCCAGGTCGACATCGTCGCGCCCGAGCGCGTCGACGACGGCTACGACCTGGCCCTGGCCCCCGTGCTCTATCTGCTGCGCGACGAGGGCGCCGCGGCGCTCATCCGCTTCGTCGAAGGCGGCGGCACCCTGCTCGCCGGGCCGTTCACCGATCTCGTCGACGGTCACGACCAGTTCCGCGCCGGCGGCTTCGTCACCCAGCTGCGCGCCCTGCTCGGCATCCGCTACGAGGACTTCGGCGCCCTGGGCGGCACCTCCGCGGGCGGCATGGGCGTGGGCGCGATGAGCCTGAAGGCCGTGCTCGCGCAGGTCGACACCGCGCGCTTCGCCGTCGGCGGTGTGGATGCCGCCGGCAGCCTGCTCGCGGAGGTGGTGCACCCCGCCGGTGCGCAGGTCGAGTCGCGCTTCGAAACCGGTCCTTCGGCCGGCAGCCCCGCCCTCACCCGCCACCGCCACGGCGCGGGCGAGGCGTGGTACATCGCCACGGTCCCCGATGCCGCAGGCGCCGACGCCGTCGTGGGGGCTCTCGTGGCCGCGGCCGACGTGCACCCCATCGTCGAGGGGCTCCCCACCGGCGTCGAGGTCGCCCGGCGCGGCGACCTCGTCACGCTGATCAACCACGGCGATGACACCGTCTCGATCCCGGTCTCGGGGACGGATGCCGAGACGGGCGCCGCCCTCGAGCACCTCACACTGGCGAGCCAGGAGGTGGCGTTCGTGCGGGTGCCCGTGGCCGCCGATCGGCTCGACGCGAACGCCGCGGCATCCATCTCCGTGTCCTGACTCCCCCGCCGACCGCACCGCCTCGAAAGGCCATGATGACCGACGCGACCGCACGCTTGGACCCCTACAACGAGATCTCCGATATCGACCGACGCGTCTTCGGCGGCTTCGTCGAGCACCTCGGCCGGCACATCTACGACGGGATCTTCGAGCCCGGTCACCCCGCCGCCGATGAGTCCGGCTTCCGCACGGATGTGATCGACCTCGTCAAGGAGCTCGGCGTCTCGACGATCCGCTACCCCGGCGGCAACTTCGTGTCGGGCTACCGCTGGGAGGACGGCATCGGCCCGGTCGAGGACCGACCCCGCCGACTCGACCTCGCGTGGCACTCGACCGAGACCAACGAGGTCGGCCTGCACGAATTCTCCGACTGGCTCGAGCGCGTCGGCTCCGAGCTCATGCTCGCCGTCAACCTCGGCACGCGGGGCACGCAGGAGGCCCTCGACGTGCTGGAGTACTCCAACTCTTCAGCGCACACCGCCTGGACCGACCGGCGCGCCGCCAACGGGCATCCCGAGCCGTTCGCCGTGACGATGTGGTGCCTCGGCAACGAGATGGACGGCCCGTGGCAGATCGGCCACAAGAACGCCGACGACTACGGCAAGCTCGCCTCGCAGACCGCGAAGGCGATGCGCATGCTCGACCCGGGCGTCGAGCTCGTGGTCTGCGGCTCGTCGGGTCGCGGGATGCCGACGTTCGGCTCGTGGGAGCGCACGGTTCTCGAGCACACCTTCGACGACGTCGACTTCATCTCGTGCCACTCCTACTACCAGGAGATGGGCGGCAACGCCCAGGAATTCCTCGCGTCGGGCGTCGACATGGCGAAGTTCATCGAGTCGGTGGTAGCGATCGCCGACACGGTGGCGGCCACCAAGAAGAGCGAGAAGCGCATCATGATCTCGTTCGACGAGTGGAACATCTGGTACCTCCACAACGAGGAGGGCGGGCAGAACGACAAGCCCGAGGAGCAGGGCTGGCCGGTCGCACCCCGCCTGCTCGAAGACCAGTACCACGCGCTCGACGCGGTCGTCTTCGGCGACCTCATGATCACGCTGCTGCAGCACGCCGACCGTGTGCGCTCGGCCTCGCTCGCTCAGCTCGTGAACGTCATCGCCCCGATCATGACCGAGCCCGGCGGACCCGCCTGGAAGCAGACGACCTTCTTCCCGTTCTCGCTGACGTCCCGGCTGGCGAACGGCCGCGCGGTGCGTGTTCCGGTCGATGCCGGCACGTTCGAGTCCGACAAGCTCGGGTCGGTCGACAAGGTCAATGCCGTCGCGACGATCGATGAAGAAGGCGTCTCGCTGTTCGTCGTGAACCGTTCGGTGACAGAGTCCGCCGACCTGCGCGTCGACCTGTCGCCGCTCGTCGCAGCGCTCGGCCGCTCAGTCGCGGTGGTCGAGTCGCACCTCCTCCACGAGGACGACATGTACGCCGCGAACACGCTCGAATCCCCCGAGCGCGTGGGTGTTCGGGATGCCTCGGCCTCGGTCGACTCCGACACCCTCACGGTGTCGCTCCCCGCCGTCAGCTGGGCGGCGATCCGCCTGGCGTGACCCCGACCGCCGCGGGTCCGGGCTCCGGGGGGATGCCCCGGGCCCGCGGCATCCCGAATCTGTGCCGGGCGGAGGCTTTGTGACCGGCGGAGGCCGTTTCGCCCCCGATGCGGCCTCCACCCCTCGCAAAGCCTCCGCTCGTTCCGCGACGAAAGGACGATGATGACCCTTCGCACAGCCTCGACCCCGCCGCTGGGGTGGAACAGCTGGGACTCGTACGGCACGACGATCACCGAGGACGAGGTGCTCGCGAACGCCCGGTTCCTGGCCGAGCACCTGCTGCCGCACGGGTGGGACACCGTCGTGATCGACGCCGACTGGTCCGATCCGACCCCGCGCACCCATGGCTACACAGAGGATGCGCAGCTGAACCTCGACGCCCACGGCCGGCTGATCCCCGATCCGGTGCGGTTCCCGTCGTCGGCCGGCGGCGCCGGGTTCGGCCCGCTCGCGGCTCGGCTGCACGAGATGGGCCTGAAGCTCGGCATCCACATCATGCGAGGCATCCCGAAGCGCGCGGTCGCGCTCGACCTTCCCGTCGCGGGCACCGACCTGACCGCCGCGCAGATCGCCGATCTGACGAACCTCTGCGAGTGGAACCCCCACTACTCCGGCCTCGCGCCCGAGCACGCGGGTGACTACTACCGCTCGCTCATCGCGCTGTACGACCAGTGGGGCATCGACTTCATCAAGGCCGATGACCTGCTGTGGCCGTATCAGGCCGCCGACATCGAAGCGCTGTCGGCCGCGATCGAGGCGTCTCCGCGCGAGATCTCGCTGTCGCTGTCTCCCGGCCGGCACCTGTCGGCCGCGCACCTCGACCACCTCCGCGCCCACTCCACGATGTGGCGCGTGTGCGACGACGTGTGGGACCGCTGGATCGACGTCGAAGAGAACTTCTCGCGCCTCGCCCGGTGGGCTCCGTTCGCGGGCGAAGGCGGATGGCCGGACGCCGACATGCTCCCGCTCGGGCGCATCGGCCTGCGCGCCGAGCGCGGCGATCCTCGCCACGACCTCCTCACCCCCGGCGAGCGGCGGTCGATGGTGACGCTGTGGTGCATCGCCCGGTCGCCGCTCATGGTCGGCGGCGACCTGCCGACCTCCGACCCCGCGACGATCGCGCTGCTGCAGAACGACGACGTGCTGGCGCTCCTGCGGTCGGCGAACAGCCGCGAACTCCTCCGCGAACGCGACCTCGTCGTGTGGGCTGCCGAGGGTGCGGACGGCGAGCGCTGGGTCGCCGTGTTCAACCTCTCCGACGAGCACCGCGTCGAGCCGTTCGACACCCGCTCGCTGGGGCTCGGTCCGGCGCCGGCGCGGATCGTCGAGGTGTGGACCGGGTCGGATGCCTCGGTCGAGGCGGTCCACGAGCAGTCGAATGCCGCCCGCAGCGTCGCTCCGGGTTCGTCGGTCGTGCGGGCCGACCTCGCTCCGCACGGGTGCGTGCTGTGGCGGGCCTGAGCACCTTCGTCCCACTGGGTGACGTCCGCCTTCTCGAGGGGCCGGATGCCTCGGCCCAGCGCACCGTGTCGGCCACGCTTCAGCGGCTCGACCCCGAGCGGCTGCTGGCTCCGTTCCGACGCGAGGCCGGGCTGACGCCGCACGCCGAGCCGTACCCGGGGTGGGAGTCGGACGGGCTGGACGGACACACCGCCGGCCATGTGCTCACCGCCGCGAGTCAGCTCGCCGCCCAGGGCGACGCGGCCGCCCGTGCGCTGGCGGCGCACATCGTCGCGGGCATGCGGGCCTGCCAGGTCGCGATCGGCACCGGGTACGTCGGCGGAGTTCCGGACGGTGCCGCGCTGTGGGACGAGCTCGCCGCCGGCCGCGTCGAGGCGGGCGCGTTCCATCTCAACGGACGCTGGGTTCCGCTCTACAACCTGCACAAGACGCTCGCCGGGCTCCTCGACGCGGCGCAGCTCGCCGCGATCCCCGATGCCGAGACCGCGGTGGCCGCGTTCGGCGACTGGTGGCTGGCTGCCTGCGCCCGGCTCGATGACCCGACGCTCCAGACGATCCTGCGCACCGAGTTCGGAGGCATCCCGGACGCCCTCGCACGGCTCGCGCTGCACCGCCGCGACCGCGCGCTGCTCGACCTGGCTCGCCGGTTCGTGCCCGATGCCCTCGTCGAACCCCTCGCCGCCGGACGCGACGAGCTCGACGGCCTGCACGCGAACACGCAGATCCCGGTGGTGGTGGGCTTCGCGGCGATCGAGCGCGCTGCGGCGGTCCTCGCCCCCGACCTCGCAGCCGACATCGCCGCCCGCGAAGGGGCGGCCGCGCGCACCTTCTTCGCCGCCGTCGCCCACCGCCGCAGCTCGGCGATCGGCGGTGACAGCGTGCGCGAGCACTTCCCGGCCGACGCGCTCGCGATGTTCACTGCGCGCGAAGGTCCCGAGACCTGCAACACGCACAACATGGTGCGCCTCGCCGGCGAGCTCCACCTGCTGACCGGCGACGACCGGTACCTGCTGTGGGCCGAGAACGCCCGGATCAACCATCTGCGCTCGGCGCAGCATCCCGAGCATGGCGGGCTCGTGTACTTCACGAGCCAGCGCCCGGCGCACTACCGCGTGTACTCGCCCGAGGCCGAGGGCTTCTGGTGCTGCATGGGCTCGGGCTTCGAGGCGCAATCCCGCCACGCGGCGCAGGTGTTCTCGGTCACGGGTGACGGCGTGCTGCAGCTCAACGCGTTCCCCGCCGCCGAGGCGAGGTGGAACGACGGGGTGGTGTCGATCGCACCTGCCGACGGCGTCGACGTCTGGCACCTGACGGCGACGACCTCGACGCGGGTGAGCGTTCTGATCCCCGACTGGGTCGACGGCGTCGCGACCGTGGATGGGGCGATGGATGCCTCGGCCGGGTCTCGTGTCGCGCTCGAGCTCGCCGCCGGGGAGGGGGTCGAGCTCCGACTCCCCCGCCGGCTGAGGGTCGAGAGGATGCCCGGCGCCGAGGACTGGGGCTGGGTCGTGGACGGACCGCACGTGCTCGCCCAGCGCATCCCCGATGACACGGTGTCGTACCGTGGCGACGGCGCCCGCCTCGGACACATCGCGACCGGTCCGCTGCGACGCCTGGCCGAGACGCCCGTGCTCGAGCCCGAGCTCAGGGCCGTCCGCCTCGGCGACGGGCGCGTGCGCGTCGTGACCGACGTCGGCCCCGTCGACCTCGAACCTTTCGCGCATCTGCACGACGCCCGTTACACGCTGGCGTGGCCGTTGGGCGACCCGGCCACACGGCGCGACCAGCTCGCCGCTATCGACGCCGCTTCGCTCGAACTCGACGCCCGCACCCGCGACGTCATCCGCTTCGGCGAGCAGCAACCCGAGAGCGACCACGGCCTCACCGCGACCGACGAGCTGACCGGCATCGACGGGGGCGAGCGCTGGCGCGCGACGCGCGGCACGATCACGGTGACGCTGCGCGACTGGTCGGGCGCAGCATCCCATCTCCTGCTCGCGGGAGCAGGCGGCGACGTCCGGGTGCGCGTCCGCGACACCGTCCTGCACGAGGGCGCGGTGGATGCCTCGGGCACCGCGATTCCGCTGCCTCCGGGCGGTGCGGAGGTCGAGCACACGGTGCACCTCGAGTCCGCCGGCGGCGAGCCGACCGCACGCCTGACCGAGCTGCGACTGATGGCCGAGGCATCCGACTGATCGGAAAGCGCTTGCGGGATGCCTCGCCCCGTGGCACACTGTTGGAAAGCGTTTACCCGCTCCCTTGAACTTCCTGTCGTGACCGTGGCGTCGCAACAGGCCACACCGAAGAAAGCAGGACCATCGTGACCGACACGACCCTCGTCGCAGCCCAGGCCGAGGCTGCCCCCGCCGTCCGCGAGATCGGCATCATCATGAACGGCGTCTCGGGCCGCATGGGCTACCGCCAGCACCTCGTTCGCTCGATCCTCGCGATCCGCGACCAGGGCGGCATCGAGCTGTCCGACGGCACCAAGGTCACCGTCAAGCCCCTGCTCGTCGGCCGCACCGAGGGCAAGCTCGCCGAGCTCGCCGCCAAGCACGGCATCGAGGACTACACGACCGACCTCGACGCCGCCCTCGCCGACCCGCGCTGGGAGATCTACGCCGACTTCCTCGTCACGAAGGCCCGCGCCACGGCGCTCCGCAAGGCCATCGCCGCCGGCAAGACCATCTACACCGAGAAGCCCACGGCCGAGTCGGTCGAAGAGGCCCTCGAGCTCGCGCAGCTCGCCAAGGCCGCCGGCGTCAAGACCGGTGTCGTGCACGACAAGCTCTACCTGCCGGGTCTGCAGAAGCTCAAGCGCCTCATCGACTCCGGCTTCTTCGGCCGCATCCTGTCGGTGCGCGGCGAGTTCGGCTACTGGGTGTTCGAGGGCGACTGGCAGCCCGCGCAGCGTCCGTCGTGGAACTACCGCGTCGAAGACGGCGGCGGCATCATCGTCGACATGTTCCCGCACTGGAACTACATCCTCGAGAACCTCTTCGGCGGCGTGAAGACCGTCTACGCGCAGGCATCGACCCACATCCCCACCCGTTGGGACGAGCAGAACCAGCCCTACACCGCGACCGCCGAGGACGCCGCGTACGGCATCTTCGAGCTCGAGAACGACGTGATCGCCCAGATCAACTCGTCGTGGACGGTGCGCGTGAACCGCGACGAGCTCGTCGAGTTCCACGTCGACGGCACGCACGGCTCGGCCGTCGTGGGCCTGTTCGGCGCGAAGATCCAGCACCGCAACGCCACCCCCAAGCCGGTGTGGAACCCCGACCTGGCCGACAGCCACGACTACGACCGCGACTGGGCCGAGGTGCCCACGAACGAGATCTTCATCAACGGCTTCCGCCAGCAGTGGGAGGAGTTCCTGGAGTCCTACGTGCTCGGCACCGAGTACGAGTACGACCTGCTCGCCGGCGCCCGCGGCGTCGCGCTCGCCGAGGCCGGCCTCGAGTCGGCCCGCGAGGGCCGCAAGGTCGCGCTCCCCGAGCTGAACCTGGGCTGACCCGCATGGTCACCCTCTCGCTGCTCGGCGCCGACGGCGCCGTCACGGGCACAGAGCTCAACGAGGCCCCGGGCTATAACAAGCCCGAAGGCCCGCTGAAGAGCCGCGTCGCCTACGCCGCCGCGCACGTCGTGCCGAAGATCCACGCCGACAACACGCCGGGTCAGCCGGCCGACGTCGACTGGGACGCCACGCTCGACTTCCGCCGTGCCGTGTACTCGTGGGGTCTGGGCGTCGCCGACGCCATGGACACCGCCCAGCGCAACATGGGACTGGATGCCGCGGCCACCCGCGACCTCATCGCCCGCTCGGCACAGGTCGCGCGCGAAGAGGGCGGCTCGGTCGTCGTCGGCGTCAACACCGACCACGTCGAGGACGAGCACATCTCACTCGACCAGGTGATCGACGCCTACAAGTCGCAGCTGCACTTCACCGAAGAGCAGGGCGCGGGCCCGGTCCTCATGGCATCGCGTCACCTGGCGCGCGTGGCGCAGTCGGCCGACGACTACCGTCACGTCTACCGCGAGGTGCTGCAGTCGGCCACCGCGCCGGTCGTCCTGCACTGGCTGGGCACCGCGTTCGACCCGGTGCTCGAGGGCTACTTCGGCTCGACCGACTGGCGCGAGGCATCCAGTGTTCTGCTCGACGTGATCGGCGAGAACACCGACAAGGTGGCGGGCGTCAAGATGAGCCTGCTGGATGCCGCGAGCGAGGTCTCCGTGCGCGAGCGCCTCCCCGAGGGCGTGCGCATGTTCACGGGCGACGACTTCAACTACGTAGGACTCATCGGCGGTGCCGACGTGCCCCAGGCGACGCAGCCAGACCGCGATCCGAGCTCCCCGCGCCAGCACTCCGACGCGCTGCTCGGCGCGTTCGCCGCGCTCACCCCGGTGGCCTCGGCGGCCATCCAGGCGCTCGATGCCGGTCGCCCCGACGAGTACCTGCGCATCCTCGGTCCCACCGAGGAGCTCAGCCGCCAGATCTTCGCCGCGCCCACGTTCTACTACAAGACGGGCGTCGCGTTCCTGTCGTGGCTGAACGGCCACCAGTCCGCGTTCCAGATGGTCGGCGGTCTGCACTCCGCGCGCAGCCTGCCGCATCTGTCACGCATCGTCGAGCTGGCGAACGCCTCGGGAGCGCTCGAGAAGCCCGAACTGGCGATGATCCGCTGGCACGGGATGCTGCGCCACAACGGCATCGATGTTCCGGGAGTCATCGCATGAGCACGGTCGACCCGCGCCTGTCCATCAACCAGGGCACCATCAAGAAGGCCGACCTCGCCGAGGCGCTGCGGGCGACCGCGGCGAACGGCGTGTCGTCGATCGGACTGTGGCGCGAGCCCGTGCAGGAGGTGGGCCTGGCCACCGCGGCGAAGATGCTCGCCGACTCGGGCCTGCGCTTCTCCACGCACTGCCGCTCGGGCTTCTTCACGATGCCCGAGGGCCCCGCCCGCCGCGCGTCGATCGACGACAACCTCGTCGCGATCGAAGAGGCCGCAACCCTCGCCGCCGCCGGCGCCCCGGGCTCGTTCCCGGTGCTCGTGCTCGTCGCAGGCGGTCTGCCGGAAGGCTCGCGCGACGTCGTCGGCGCCCGCGAGCGGGTGCGCGACGCGATCGGCGAGCTGGCTCCCGCGGCACAGGCGGCCGGCGTGCAGCTGGCGATCGAGCCGCTGCACCCGATGTACGCGTCCGACCGCTGCGTCGTCTCGACCCTCGGCCAGGCGCTCGACATCGCGGCAGACTTCGCGCCCGAGGTCGTCGGCGTCACGGTCGACACCTTCCACATCTGGTGGGACCCCGAGGTGCTGGCATCCATCGCCCGCGCCGGTCGCGAGGGACGCATCGCCACCTATCAGGTCTGCGACTGGAAGACGCCGCTGGCCGCCGACGTGCTGCTGAGCCGCCACTACCCGGGCGACGGCGTGATCGATTTCGCATCGCTCACGCGCGCCGTGGAGGAGACCGGCTACGACCGCGACATCGAGGTCGAGATCTTCAACGCCGACATCTGGGCGAAGGACCCCGACACGATCGTGCGCGAGACGGCGGCCGGCTTCGGCGCCGCGGTCTCCCCGCACCTGCGCGCGACCGTCGCGCGGTGACTCCCGCCATGCCCTGCGGCCTCCCGCGATGAGCGGGGGCCGCTGGCGGGGTACCTCGATCTGTCCGCCTACCTCGCCGGCGCCGAGCCGCCCCCTCTGCGGGATGCCGACCGGCAGCGACTCGCCCGGATTCTGGGGGCTCGCACCGCCGTCGCCACGGACATCCGCACCGAACGCGAATGGCGGGAAGGTGGCGTGCACGGCCGCGCGCTGTCGTGGGACGTCGGTTTCGGCCCCCGCACGCGCGCGTTCCTCCTGACTCCGGCGGAGCACAACGGCGTGCTTCCCGGTCTGCTCGCCCTGCACTGCCACGGCGGGGTGCGCTCGACCGGCGCCGAGCAGCTGGTCGGCACGGGCCTTGCCCCGCACCCCTCCGCCGCGGCGCTGCGCGGCTCCGTGTACGCCGGGCTGCCGGTCGCCAACGACCTCGCCCGCGCCGGGTTCGCGGTGCTGGCGCACGACGCGTTCTCGTGGGGCTCCCGCGCGTTCGACCTGTCGGCGCCGTCGCCGAGGCTCGCCGCACAGGTCGACGCGCTCGAGGCGCTGTGGCGCGAACGCGGCGGCGCACCCAGCGACGAGGAGCGGTTCGACGCGATCTCCGCCCTGCACGAGGATCACCTCGCGAAGGCGCTCGGCGTGCTCGGCTCGACGCCGGCGGGGATGGTCGCCACCGACGACCTCGCCGCCCTCGAGGTGCTTGCGGCGCTGCCGGAGGTGGACCCCGCCCGGCTCGGTGCCTTCGGCCTCTCCGGCGGCGGCGGACGTGCGGTGGTGCTGTCCGCCCTCGACGAGCGCGTTCGGGCATCGGTCGTCGCGTGCATGATGGCCACGTCGGCCTCGCTGTTGCCCGACCACCTCGACGCGCACTCGTGGCTGCTCCACTCCCCGGGGCTGGCCGCCTGGCGCGACTGGCCTGACATCGCCGCGATGACCGACGGCCGGATGCTGGTGCTGTACGGGCAGCGCGATCCGCTGTTCCCGCCCGCGGGGATGGCGGCGGCCGACCGGAGGCTGGCCTCCCTTCTCGGGGCGCGGTACACCGGCATCCACTACGACGCGGGCCACGAGTGGAGCGCGCCGATGCAGGCCGACGCCGCGGCGTGGCTGGCCGATGCCCTGGCGGTCCGACAGTGACGCCCGCGCGCGAGGAGATCGCGAACGAGCGATCGGCCGCCCCCGGGCGGAAACCGCTTCCCGCCCTGGCATTCGCCGGGAGCGCCGCGCCGCCCCCGCGCGATCGGCGTTCTAGACTCGGCGCTGTGAGCGACCCGACGCGAACCACCCGCACTGCCGCAACCCTGCACGACGTCGCCCGCGAGGCCGGCGTCTCGCTCGCGACCGCCTCCCGCGTGCTCAACGGCTCCACCCGCAAGGTGGCGGAGAGCTATCGCGAACGCGTGCAGGCCGCGGCCGACAAGCTCGGCTACACGGCGAACCTGTCCGCGCAGGCGACCGCCCGCGGCACGGCCGCGATCGTCGCCCTGCTCGTTGCCGACATCGCCGACCCGTACTTCGGCCAGCTCGCCTCCGGCGTCGCCCGCGGCGCCGATGAGGCGGGTCTCGTGGTGACGATCGCGATCACCGAGCGCGATCCGCAGCGCGAGGTGCGCCTGGTGCGGGCGCTGCGGGGCCAGCGGCCGCGCGGACTCATCCTCGCGGCATCCCGCACCGACGAGAACGACGCGGCGGGCCTCGCTCCCGAGCTGGAGGCGTTCGCGGCGAACGGCGGCCGGGTCGTGGCCCTCGGCCGTGTCGCCGGGGACATCCGCTCGGTGCCTCTCGACAACCACGCCGGCGCGGCGGCGCTGGGCGCCCGGCTCGCGGGCCTCGGCTACCGAGACGCCGTCATCGTGGGCGCCGCCGAGGGCATCCGCACCTCCGACGACCGCATCGCCGGGTTCGCCGCCGGCTTCGGCGGGGGCGGCGGAACGGTCCGCGAGATCGTGCGCGGTGGCTTCACGCGCGACGCCGGCTATGAGACCGGCGTGCGGCTGCTCGAAGACGGCCTCGCCGAGGGAACTCTCGTGTTCGGCATCTCCGATGTCGTCGCGATCGGCATCATGTCGGCGGTGCGCGACGCGGGCCGCAGCATCGGCGACGACATCGCGGTCGCGGGCTTCGACGACATCGCGACTGGGCGGGACATCCGCCCGGGCCTGACCACCGTGCGCGTTCCGCTCGAGGAACTCGGCCACCGCGCGCTGCGTGCCGTCGTCGACGAGGACTGGGACGCCGACCAGGCTCCGCTCCCCCTCGAGGTCATCGTGCGCGGCAGCACCCCGCCCCGCAGCTGAGTCCCGCGAGAGGAGCTCCATGGCCCGCCAGCCCAAGGGCGTCACGATCACCGATGTCGCCAAGAAGGCGGGCGTGTCACTGTCGACCGTGTCACGCGCCCTCAACGGCAACCCGACCGTCGACCCCGCCCTCGTGGAGCGGGTGAGGGATGCCGCGGCCGAACTCGACTACTCCGCCAACCCCCTCGCGCGCAGCCTGGTGCTCGGCCGCACCCAGACCGTCGCCGTAGTGGTGCCCGACCTCGGCAACCCGACCTTCCAGGCGATCCTGCGAGGACTCAGCCGCGCGGCGGCCGCCGACGACTACCACGTGCTCGTCGCCGACTCGGCCGAGAGCATCGACGAGGAGCGGGCGCTCGCCGGCACCACGCGGCGGCGCACCGACGGGGTGATCCTCTGCTCGCCGCGTGTTCCGCAGGAGGAGCTCGACCGCCTCGTCGGAGGCCTGCGTCCGGTCGTGCTGGTCAATCGGTCCTCCGGTGACATCCCCTCCGTGCGCGCGGACTATCGCGCCGCGCTCGCCGATGCGCTCGCCCATCTGCACGGGCTCGGGCACCGCCGCATCGTCTTCCTCGCCGGCGTGCAAGCGAGCGTCGCGAACACCTCTCGCCTCGAAGCGATCGCGGCCTTCCGCCAGGCCCATCCCGACACCACGATCGAGGAACTGCCGGGCGGCGTCGACTTCGACGCGGGCGCGGCTGCGGCCGACGCTGTGCTGTCGTCGGGCGCGACGGCCGCGCTCGCCTTCAACGACCTCGTGGCCATGGGGCTGCTGAGCGCCGTGCAGGCGAGGGGATGCCGCGTGCCGGCCGACCTGTCGATCGTCGGCTTCGACGACATCCCGTTCGCCCGGTACACGACGCCTCCGCTGACGACCGCGCGCGTGCCGGCCGAGGAGCTCGGCGCCCAGGCGTGGGCGCGCATGCGCGCGCTGCTGGACGCCGCAAGCACCGTCCCGCAGCCCGCGCTGTGGCTGACCCCGGAGCTCACCGCTCGGGGGACGACCGGCCCCGCCCCCGCCTGACCGGCCCACGCGGCATCCATCACGCTCCCCCGCGTCTCCGCCACCCCGTGATACTCTGAGAAAACGTTTCCTGAAGGAGTGAGATGAGTCACCGTCGTTACGCCCTGGTCGGGGCCGGCGCCCGCGCGCAGATGTACGTCGACGCGATCCTGCACACGTATGCGGATCGTGCCGAGCTGGTCGCGATCGTGGAGCCGAACCCGGTGCGCGC
This region includes:
- a CDS encoding beta-L-arabinofuranosidase domain-containing protein produces the protein MAGLSTFVPLGDVRLLEGPDASAQRTVSATLQRLDPERLLAPFRREAGLTPHAEPYPGWESDGLDGHTAGHVLTAASQLAAQGDAAARALAAHIVAGMRACQVAIGTGYVGGVPDGAALWDELAAGRVEAGAFHLNGRWVPLYNLHKTLAGLLDAAQLAAIPDAETAVAAFGDWWLAACARLDDPTLQTILRTEFGGIPDALARLALHRRDRALLDLARRFVPDALVEPLAAGRDELDGLHANTQIPVVVGFAAIERAAAVLAPDLAADIAAREGAAARTFFAAVAHRRSSAIGGDSVREHFPADALAMFTAREGPETCNTHNMVRLAGELHLLTGDDRYLLWAENARINHLRSAQHPEHGGLVYFTSQRPAHYRVYSPEAEGFWCCMGSGFEAQSRHAAQVFSVTGDGVLQLNAFPAAEARWNDGVVSIAPADGVDVWHLTATTSTRVSVLIPDWVDGVATVDGAMDASAGSRVALELAAGEGVELRLPRRLRVERMPGAEDWGWVVDGPHVLAQRIPDDTVSYRGDGARLGHIATGPLRRLAETPVLEPELRAVRLGDGRVRVVTDVGPVDLEPFAHLHDARYTLAWPLGDPATRRDQLAAIDAASLELDARTRDVIRFGEQQPESDHGLTATDELTGIDGGERWRATRGTITVTLRDWSGAASHLLLAGAGGDVRVRVRDTVLHEGAVDASGTAIPLPPGGAEVEHTVHLESAGGEPTARLTELRLMAEASD
- a CDS encoding beta-galactosidase, with protein sequence MLYGADYNPDQWPEEVWDEDVRLMQEAGVNIVSLGIFAWSRIQPAEHVWDFAWLDAVIEKLHAGGIQVNLATATASPPPWVSANYPETLPADESGASYWPGSRQHFAPSSPTYRRLAGELVRRLAERYVHHPAVVMWHVGNEFGCHLWMDFSDSARDAYRIWLADRYEHIDALNAAWGTSFWSQRYGSFEEIFPPRLAPYSHNPSSMLDWRRFTSDMLLECYLAERAILLEAGATQPITTNFMGPFKPADYAKWAPFMDVIADDCYPDPTSPTRVRDAAFQRDLVRSLKPGVPWLLWEQATDAVNWRPSNPGKRPGALMAETAQSIGRGADGIMFFQWRQSRAGSEKFHSAMLPHAGTDTSTWRAVTELGARLKALGDLPAPGRDARVALVFDWEAWWAVEERDHPVQIDYLAVMLEWYGALHARGIQVDIVAPERVDDGYDLALAPVLYLLRDEGAAALIRFVEGGGTLLAGPFTDLVDGHDQFRAGGFVTQLRALLGIRYEDFGALGGTSAGGMGVGAMSLKAVLAQVDTARFAVGGVDAAGSLLAEVVHPAGAQVESRFETGPSAGSPALTRHRHGAGEAWYIATVPDAAGADAVVGALVAAADVHPIVEGLPTGVEVARRGDLVTLINHGDDTVSIPVSGTDAETGAALEHLTLASQEVAFVRVPVAADRLDANAAASISVS
- the arfA gene encoding arabinosylfuranosidase ArfA, with the translated sequence MTDATARLDPYNEISDIDRRVFGGFVEHLGRHIYDGIFEPGHPAADESGFRTDVIDLVKELGVSTIRYPGGNFVSGYRWEDGIGPVEDRPRRLDLAWHSTETNEVGLHEFSDWLERVGSELMLAVNLGTRGTQEALDVLEYSNSSAHTAWTDRRAANGHPEPFAVTMWCLGNEMDGPWQIGHKNADDYGKLASQTAKAMRMLDPGVELVVCGSSGRGMPTFGSWERTVLEHTFDDVDFISCHSYYQEMGGNAQEFLASGVDMAKFIESVVAIADTVAATKKSEKRIMISFDEWNIWYLHNEEGGQNDKPEEQGWPVAPRLLEDQYHALDAVVFGDLMITLLQHADRVRSASLAQLVNVIAPIMTEPGGPAWKQTTFFPFSLTSRLANGRAVRVPVDAGTFESDKLGSVDKVNAVATIDEEGVSLFVVNRSVTESADLRVDLSPLVAALGRSVAVVESHLLHEDDMYAANTLESPERVGVRDASASVDSDTLTVSLPAVSWAAIRLA
- a CDS encoding glycoside hydrolase family 27 protein, with translation MTLRTASTPPLGWNSWDSYGTTITEDEVLANARFLAEHLLPHGWDTVVIDADWSDPTPRTHGYTEDAQLNLDAHGRLIPDPVRFPSSAGGAGFGPLAARLHEMGLKLGIHIMRGIPKRAVALDLPVAGTDLTAAQIADLTNLCEWNPHYSGLAPEHAGDYYRSLIALYDQWGIDFIKADDLLWPYQAADIEALSAAIEASPREISLSLSPGRHLSAAHLDHLRAHSTMWRVCDDVWDRWIDVEENFSRLARWAPFAGEGGWPDADMLPLGRIGLRAERGDPRHDLLTPGERRSMVTLWCIARSPLMVGGDLPTSDPATIALLQNDDVLALLRSANSRELLRERDLVVWAAEGADGERWVAVFNLSDEHRVEPFDTRSLGLGPAPARIVEVWTGSDASVEAVHEQSNAARSVAPGSSVVRADLAPHGCVLWRA